A region from the Triticum aestivum cultivar Chinese Spring chromosome 3D, IWGSC CS RefSeq v2.1, whole genome shotgun sequence genome encodes:
- the LOC123078791 gene encoding type IV inositol polyphosphate 5-phosphatase 3 — protein sequence MAARHSYPPTRATRSAPAPRPPLSRLGESEAAAAAAHPGADPEARRKAKKQNQLWPKTVLRKWLNIRSPDSDYSADEGDTADEADSDSEYEEMCAWERQRYDRDRRMRGLGAQTTDSQMEGVPYGLHRRRKSETLRAQYIDVKELRVCVGTWNVAGKLPPQDLDIQEWLDMKEPADIYVIGFQEVVPLNAGNIFGAEDSRPASMWEHIIRETLNKISPDKPKYKSHSDPPSPSRFKPSDDALAMEDELNSESDSESGGEVHPWNEQDLVVVDDDDSHSNRLEHSTSAPDESIIQADNFSRLPSMKTFNRSHNIVSFKDYTSLLEEPINQKMLTKTLSHSERLGMIWPEQPLDMLAQCLPDSTPPFASGKALKTYLSFKSVNEDSCAFPEDSALHGLNIESVVAKGKRPYFVRIISKQMVGVFLTIWVRRSLRKRIQNVKVSTVGVGAMGYIGNKGSIAVSMSIYQTHFCFLCCHLTSGEKDGDEQKRNADVQEIHRRTVFNSRVSTPKTIYDHERIFWLGDLNYRINLSYEKTHEFISNHDWNGLFEKDQLRVELRKGRLFDGWSEGVISFPPTYKYRFNSKKYTSDEPKSGRRTPSWCDRILSYGKAMRLLSYETVDTRLSDHRPVKAVYTVDIEVFSPKKLQRALTFTDAEVEDRLSSEDEHIGIYSLGLS from the exons ATGGCGGCCAGGCACTCGTACCCGCCCACGCGGGCCACGCGGAGCGCGCCGGCGCCTCGGCCGCCATTGTCCCGCCTCGGGGagtcggaggcggcggcggcggcggcccatcCCGGCGCCGACCCGGAGGCGCGACGCAAGGCCAAGAAGCAGAACCAG CTGTGGCCCAAGACGGTGCTGCGCAAGTGGCTCAACATCCGGTCGCCGGACTCCGACTACAGCGCCGACGAGGGCGACACCGCCGACGAGGCCGACAGCGACTCCGAGTACGAAG AGATGTGCGCATGGGAACGCCAGCGATATGATCGGGACCGGAGAATGCGCGGATTGGGTGCCCAGACTACTG ATAGCCAAATGGAGGGTGTTCCATACGGTCTTCATAGAAGGCGCAAGTCAGAGACTCTTCGTGCTCAGTATATCGATGTCAAGGAACTGAG GGTCTGCGTAGGAACATGGAATGTTGCAGGCAAACTTCCACCTCAAGATTTGGATATTCAAGAATGGTTGGATATGAAGGAGCCGGCTGACATATATGTTATTGG ATTTCAAGAAGTTGTTCCGTTAAATGCCGGGAATATATTTGGCGCGGAAGACAGCCGTCCTGCTTCCATGTGGGAACATATCATTCGTGAAACACTGAACAAGATTAGTCCAGATAAACCAAAATATAAAAGTCACAGTGATCCTCCATCTCCATCAAGGTTCAAGCCATCTGATGACGCTCTTGCAATGGAAGACGAACTTAATAGCGAGTCTGACAGCGAAAGTGGTGGGGAAGTGCACCCATGGAACGAACAAGAtttagttgttgttgatgatgatgatagtcatAGCAACAGACTTGAACACTCCACTTCTGCTCCTGACGAATCTATTATACAGGCTGATAACTTCAGCAGGTTGCCTTCAATGAAGACTTTCAATAGATCCCATAACATAGTAAGTTTTAAAGATTACACCTCTCTTTTGGAAGAGCCGATCAACCAAAAGATGTTAACCAAAACACTCAGTCACTCGGAAAGGCTTGGAATGATTTGGCCAGAACAACCATTGGATATGTTGGCTCAGTGTCTTCCAGACAGCACACCACCATTTGCTTCCGGGAAGGCACTAAAAACATATTTGTCTTTCAAATCAGTTAATGAAGATTCATGTGCTTTTCCAGAGGATAGTGCACTTCATGGTTTAAACATTGAAAGTGTGGTAGCTAAAGGAAAAAGACCATACTTTGTAAGGATAATAAGCAAGCAGATGGTCGGAGTATTTCTCACAATATGGGTACGAAGGAGCCTGCGAAAGCGCATTCAGAACGTGAAAGTATCAACTGTAGGTGTAGGTGCTATGGGATACATTGGTAATAAG GGATCAATAGCAGTAAGTATGTCGATATATCagacacacttttgctttctttgTTGTCACCTGACCTCTGGAGAAAAGGATGGAGATGAACAAAAAAGGAATGCAGATGTGCAAGAGATCCATCGAAGGACAGTATTTAATTCCAGAGTGAGCACGCCTAAGACAATATATGACCACGA AAGGATATTCTGGCTAGGGGATCTCAATTATAGGATCAACTTATCATACGAAAAAACACATGAATTTATCTCCAACCACGACTGGAAtgggttgtttgagaaagaccag CTAAGAGTAGAACTGAGGAAAGGACGTTTATTTGATGGGTGGAGCGAAGGAGTTATCAGCTTTCCTCCAACATACAAGTACCGGTTTAACTCGAAGAAGTACACAAGTGATGAGCCAAAATCTGGAAGAAGGACGCCTTCATG GTGCGACCGAATTCTTTCGTATGGCAAGGCAATGAGGCTATTGTCGTACGAGACGGTTGATACGAGGCTATCCGATCACCGCCCCGTTAAAGCCGTGTACACGGTTGATATAGAGGTTTTCAGCCCCAAAAAGTTGCAGAGAGCTCTCACCTTCACCGACGCGGAGGTCGAGGACCGGCTGTCCTCTGAGGACGAGCACATCGGAATCTACAGCCTTGGGCTGTCGTAA